In the Parus major isolate Abel chromosome 4A, Parus_major1.1, whole genome shotgun sequence genome, one interval contains:
- the CDX4 gene encoding homeobox protein CDX-4, with amino-acid sequence MYVSSLLEKEPSMYPGSARASNNLPVQNFVSAPAYSDYMGYHPVPALDTHGQPAPAWGSHYGPQREDWSAYGPGPSSAVPAAHINGSSPGQGSYSSADYSSLHPTAAAAAAGLPPVDTINAQQISPNSQRHSSYEWMRKTVQTNAAGKTRTKEKYRVVYTDHQRLELEKEFHCNRYITIRRKSELAANLGLSERQVKIWFQNRRAKERKMIKKKISQFDGSGGSAQSDSGSLSPNELSNSLFPPPHGINGLQPNDIHQVMVSE; translated from the exons ATGTACGTGAGCTCGCTCTTGGAGAAGGAGCCCAGCATGTACCCAGGATCTGCCAGGGCCAGCAACAACCTGCCCGTGCAAAACTTCGTGTCTGCTCCAGCCTACTCTGACTACATGGGATaccaccctgtgccagccctggacACCCACGGGCAGCCAGCACCGGCCTGGGGCTCCCACTACGGCCCCCAGCGCGAGGACTGGAGCGCCTATGGCCCAGGCCCTTCCAGCGCCGTGCCCGCTGCCCACATCAATGGCTCGTCCCCCGGGCAGGGCTCCTACAGCTCTGCTGATTACAGCTCCCTgcaccccactgctgctgctgctgctgcggggTTACCTCCTGTAGATACAATTAATGCCCAGCAAATCTCTCCCAACAGCCAAAGGCACAGCTCTTATGAGTGGATGAGGAAAACGGTGCAAACCAACGCTGCTG gtaaaacaagaacaaaagaaaagtaCCGGGTTGTTTACACAGATCACCAGAGACTGGAATTAGAGAAGGAATTTCACTGCAACAGATACATTACAATCAGGAGGAAGTCAGAACTTGCAGCAAACCTGGGACTCTCCGAAAGACAG GTGAAAATCTGGTTCCAGAATCGCCgagcaaaagagagaaaaatgatcAAGAAGAAAATCTCGCAGTTTGATGGCAGCGGGGGCTCAGCTCAGAGTGACTCTGGTTCACTCAGTCCAAATGAACTGTCAAATTCTCTCTTCCCACCACCACATGGAATAAATGGATTACAGCCTAATGACATTCATCAAGTCATGGTTTCAGaatga
- the LOC107203704 gene encoding homeobox protein CDX-1-like gives MYVSYLLDKDSSMYPGSARCTSNNLPVQNFVSAPAYSDYMGYHPVPALDTHGQPAPAWGSHYGPQREDWSAYGPGPSSAVPAAHINGSSPGQGSYSSADYSSLHPTAAAAAAGLPPVDTINAQQISPNSQRHSSYEWMRKTVQSTSTGKTRTREKYRVVYTDHQRLELEKEFHYNRYITIRRKSELAANLRLSERQVKIWFQNRRAKERKLMKKKMTHFDGSGLGSLQSDSGSVSPMPGPDAQTHSEMAGSLFPAPPAPAALPMSALQHGGTLQQVVASQ, from the exons ATGTACGTGAGCTATCTGTTGGATAAAGACAGCAGCATGTATCCGGGATCCGCAAGGTGCACCAGCAACAACCTGCCCGTGCAAAACTTCGTGTCTGCTCCAGCCTACTCTGACTACATGGGATaccaccctgtgccagccctggacACCCACGGGCAGCCAGCACCGGCCTGGGGCTCCCACTACGGCCCCCAGCGCGAGGACTGGAGCGCCTATGGCCCAGGCCCTTCCAGCGCCGTGCCCGCTGCCCACATCAATGGCTCGTCCCCCGGGCAGGGCTCCTACAGCTCTGCTGATTACAGCTCCCTgcaccccactgctgctgctgctgctgcggggTTACCTCCTGTAGATACAATTAATGCCCAGCAAATCTCTCCCAACAGCCAAAGGCACAGCTCTTATGAGTGGATGAGGAAAACGGTGCAATCCACTTCCACAG GTAAAACAAGAACGAGAGAGAAGTACCGAGTGGTTTACACAGATCATCAGAGATTAGAATTAGAGAAGGAGTTTCATTACAACAGATACATTACAATCAGGAGGAAGTCTGAACTTGCTGCAAACCTAAGACTTTCCGAGAGACAG gTGAAAATCTGGTTCCAGAACCGCAGAgccaaagagagaaaattaatgaagaagaaaatgactCACTTTGATGGCAGCGGtctgggctctctgcagagTGACTCTGGCTCCGTGAGCCCGATGCCAGGTCCTGACGCACAGACTCATTCGGAAATGGCCGGTTCTTTATTCCCAGCGCCGCCTGCCCCGGCTGCTCTCCCCATGAGCGCTTTGCAGCACGGAGGGACCCTGCAGCAGGTGGTGGCCTCGCAGTGA